A stretch of bacterium DNA encodes these proteins:
- a CDS encoding kelch repeat-containing protein — protein sequence MKTKCLVVLVMVFGLCAALLLAAQKAKRPRFAEITTNKSAPKPRVQPVVVFREKANQLVVFGGRLESLTPLGDLWTLNLKTREWSRIEPKDGDLRKLWLGIGVYDTKRDRMVVTVPLVEKGIETHWYSFSENKWHDASHSGDIPTCRMLTASVYDPKSDSMVFFGGSAWVNPDNTRYRTVYFNDVYSLSLEDFKWKKLETKGDIPEPRDRHSEIYDPKTGSLLVFGGIGTGKGGSEMDFSNVYSLDLAKAEWKKIETKGIVPGLRSGHCAVYDPVRHRMVVFGGQDDFKHKHYLELLALDLTTYEWSQIQPELRMTLQVCGAAAVWDSVQKRALLFGGSQPGRMHMNSVWELVDN from the coding sequence ATGAAGACGAAGTGTTTGGTTGTATTGGTTATGGTCTTTGGTCTTTGTGCAGCATTGTTGCTTGCTGCGCAGAAGGCCAAGCGGCCAAGGTTTGCGGAGATTACGACGAATAAGAGCGCGCCCAAACCTCGTGTCCAGCCTGTTGTGGTATTCCGTGAGAAGGCCAACCAGCTTGTGGTTTTCGGAGGCCGGCTTGAATCACTCACTCCGTTGGGAGACCTGTGGACTCTGAACCTGAAGACGAGGGAGTGGTCTCGGATTGAGCCCAAGGATGGTGATTTGAGGAAGCTTTGGCTTGGGATAGGCGTTTATGACACCAAAAGGGACCGGATGGTTGTCACTGTTCCGCTGGTTGAGAAGGGGATTGAGACACACTGGTATAGTTTCTCCGAGAACAAGTGGCACGATGCATCACACAGCGGTGATATTCCCACGTGCCGGATGCTGACGGCATCTGTCTATGACCCCAAGTCGGACTCGATGGTCTTTTTCGGAGGATCAGCCTGGGTCAACCCGGACAACACACGATATCGGACAGTGTATTTCAATGATGTCTATTCACTTTCGCTGGAAGATTTCAAGTGGAAGAAGTTGGAGACAAAGGGCGACATTCCCGAGCCGCGCGACCGGCACAGCGAGATATATGACCCCAAGACCGGGTCACTTCTGGTCTTCGGTGGAATTGGGACAGGTAAGGGCGGCTCTGAGATGGATTTCAGCAACGTCTATTCGCTTGACCTAGCCAAAGCTGAATGGAAGAAGATCGAGACCAAAGGCATCGTGCCTGGGTTAAGGTCAGGGCATTGTGCGGTTTACGATCCCGTCAGGCACCGTATGGTCGTTTTCGGCGGCCAGGATGATTTCAAACATAAGCATTACTTGGAGCTTCTGGCGTTGGACCTTACGACGTATGAGTGGTCGCAAATCCAGCCTGAACTGCGAATGACGCTTCAGGTGTGCGGCGCTGCCGCTGTCTGGGATTCAGTTCAGAAGCGTGCTCTACTCTTTGGCGGGAGCCAGCCGGGCAGGATGCACATGAACTCAGTCTGGGAGTTAGTCGATAACTAG
- a CDS encoding AAA family ATPase — MSPKKKKKTKPKPLDLKLTLENFGPLRKAEIDLKPLTIFIGPNNSGKTYVATMFYSLWKALQIVSVYAVMPARVLRIREKASHQFSFSADPSGAEWFKSYDAFLKSLAPDLIAFGDGGLDIAGFLSRFFPKLLDDQQELLRKNIAGQIGTSFSTKGSDLARSGQKRFQLLCRTRHLDLKYDSGSDVGEIRIGGNEKLLHALVAENKLSSICDRIKAVANDKHEADLAHDEEIAFLLAHLARTAQFGFWHDFLEAFGEERRRLHKREFHYLPAPRSALLEVYKPLVSGVFRQMGEAGHERSEIPTITGVTSNFMTFLTHLPQPEGPFAKMEIQMSDDLIQGRIVLEVAHPNLPPTFLYEFEGGKIPLYRASSSVSELAPLFLYLRYAIKPGDALIIDEPEAHLHPANIRVLAKYLVKLVREGVNLIITTHSDYLFGQINNYILRGELRAKRFKEKSDDLPDVYLNHDEVGAYLFKRDNRIKKGTAYRTEELEVTEEGFSEQEFVKVSHAMYDELVDLRRQIDPKEYLDDEW, encoded by the coding sequence ATGAGCCCAAAGAAGAAAAAAAAGACGAAGCCAAAACCGCTGGACCTCAAGCTGACGCTCGAGAACTTCGGCCCGCTCCGAAAGGCCGAAATCGACCTCAAACCACTAACCATCTTCATCGGCCCGAATAACTCAGGGAAGACGTATGTAGCGACGATGTTCTATTCGCTGTGGAAGGCCTTGCAGATAGTCTCCGTGTACGCCGTAATGCCGGCTCGAGTATTGAGAATCAGGGAGAAAGCTTCTCATCAATTCTCTTTTTCCGCCGATCCCTCCGGAGCCGAATGGTTCAAGTCATATGACGCATTCCTCAAGTCTCTGGCACCCGATTTGATCGCATTTGGGGATGGCGGACTCGATATAGCCGGTTTCCTCAGCCGGTTCTTCCCCAAGCTTCTCGATGATCAGCAAGAGCTATTACGAAAGAATATAGCAGGGCAAATCGGGACATCGTTCAGCACGAAAGGCTCCGACCTCGCTAGATCAGGCCAAAAGCGATTTCAACTCCTCTGCCGAACTCGCCACTTAGATCTCAAGTATGACTCTGGTTCGGATGTAGGGGAGATACGGATTGGGGGAAATGAGAAGCTATTGCATGCCCTTGTGGCGGAGAACAAGCTGAGCAGCATATGCGATAGGATCAAAGCCGTGGCGAATGACAAGCATGAGGCGGATCTTGCGCACGATGAGGAGATCGCCTTCTTGCTGGCGCACCTTGCACGAACTGCACAGTTTGGGTTTTGGCACGACTTCCTGGAGGCTTTCGGTGAGGAGAGGCGGAGGTTGCATAAGCGCGAGTTCCACTACCTACCCGCCCCCAGATCAGCCTTGCTTGAGGTCTATAAACCTCTTGTTTCGGGCGTCTTCCGTCAGATGGGCGAAGCCGGGCACGAGAGATCGGAGATCCCCACTATAACTGGCGTGACCTCCAACTTCATGACATTCCTGACGCATTTGCCTCAACCAGAAGGACCTTTTGCCAAGATGGAAATCCAGATGTCCGATGATTTGATTCAGGGCCGGATAGTCCTGGAAGTAGCGCATCCGAATCTGCCCCCGACTTTCCTATATGAGTTCGAAGGCGGCAAAATCCCTCTTTACAGAGCCTCATCAAGCGTATCCGAGCTAGCGCCACTCTTTCTGTATTTGAGGTATGCAATCAAACCCGGAGATGCCCTCATCATCGACGAGCCTGAGGCCCACCTGCATCCAGCGAATATCAGAGTGCTCGCCAAGTACCTTGTGAAGCTCGTCCGGGAGGGCGTCAATTTGATCATCACGACGCACAGCGACTATCTGTTTGGGCAGATCAACAACTACATCTTGCGGGGCGAGCTAAGGGCAAAGCGATTCAAAGAGAAATCAGATGACCTCCCAGACGTCTATCTCAATCATGATGAGGTCGGTGCCTACCTGTTCAAGAGGGACAACAGGATCAAGAAGGGGACAGCCTATCGGACTGAGGAGCTTGAGGTTACGGAGGAGGGATTCTCCGAGCAGGAATTCGTCAAGGTTAGCCATGCGATGTATGACGAGCTAGTTGATCTCAGACGTCAGATCGATCCCAAGGAATACTTGGATGACGAATGGTAG
- the tatC gene encoding twin-arginine translocase subunit TatC yields MAQPQADDERDSGKMSIVEHLAEFRRRLIVCIAAVIAGFAVAYVFSDHILLVLIAPIKRALSPEGTLAILKVQEAFVTHIKVALVAAAIVAFPVIIHQVWAFVLPALKKKEAKAGLMLVIFSTVLFAAGILFAYFTILPYAFTFFLKSAQGIAAPNISLAFYVNFCARVLLAFGLVFQLPLVIVFLVRSGIVTLNQVRRARRYAIVLIFIVAAILTPPDALTQILMAIPLLALYELSILAARLLTRRD; encoded by the coding sequence ATGGCCCAGCCCCAGGCTGACGACGAGCGAGACTCCGGCAAGATGTCGATTGTCGAGCATCTCGCCGAATTCAGGAGGCGCCTCATCGTTTGCATCGCGGCAGTGATTGCCGGATTCGCAGTTGCCTACGTTTTCTCCGACCATATTCTTCTCGTGCTCATAGCGCCGATCAAAAGGGCTCTCTCGCCCGAAGGAACCCTGGCGATACTTAAAGTGCAGGAAGCCTTCGTAACTCATATCAAAGTGGCGCTCGTGGCAGCCGCGATCGTCGCCTTCCCGGTGATCATCCACCAGGTCTGGGCATTCGTGCTGCCGGCTCTCAAGAAAAAGGAAGCCAAAGCCGGCTTGATGCTCGTCATATTCTCCACGGTCCTCTTTGCTGCGGGGATTCTCTTCGCGTATTTCACGATACTGCCCTATGCCTTCACGTTCTTCCTAAAAAGCGCACAGGGCATCGCCGCGCCCAACATCTCGCTGGCTTTTTACGTCAATTTCTGCGCCCGCGTCCTTCTCGCCTTCGGCCTCGTGTTCCAGCTGCCGCTCGTAATTGTCTTTCTCGTCCGCTCAGGCATCGTGACGCTCAATCAGGTTAGAAGAGCCAGGCGATACGCGATCGTTCTCATCTTCATCGTGGCGGCCATTTTGACGCCGCCCGACGCCCTCACCCAAATCCTAATGGCCATTCCCCTACTCGCCCTCTACGAACTCAGCATCCTCGCCGCAAGGCTCCTGACCAGGCGGGATTAA
- a CDS encoding lysylphosphatidylglycerol synthase transmembrane domain-containing protein — MKNSRSTAPEPKPFLARNWKVLLGLLISAGCLYYFIRMCDFGEMWKTMKEAKIGFLLLTLISIFTTYWARAVRWRFLLRPLKRVTVGPSFSATIIGFTASNIFPMRAGEFVRAYVLAKNENIRATSTFATIVVERLCDGFCVLAILVLALTVTAFPKPPDPSQLSEPMQRIVAAITQQRLRYFGYSTLALYLGIMSILLFLRFASKKTELVISKVLFFAPKTAIRKVTDALLSFSDGIASINTPAQAANVFVWSLLTWGTIAIGPWLLSLAFGLTLPIHMGLFVTAILTVGVMLPSSPGFIGIFQLAAAAAMVLLGVQEQVATSYALMLWALSIIPVTILGFILCWVGKTSFFQIIKASKQERMAAGESS; from the coding sequence ATGAAGAACTCTCGAAGCACTGCTCCCGAACCAAAGCCCTTTTTGGCCAGAAACTGGAAGGTCCTTCTCGGCCTTCTCATTAGCGCCGGCTGCCTTTACTACTTCATCCGAATGTGCGATTTCGGCGAGATGTGGAAGACCATGAAGGAGGCCAAAATCGGGTTCCTCTTGCTGACCCTCATCTCGATCTTCACCACCTACTGGGCAAGAGCCGTCAGGTGGCGCTTTCTGTTGAGGCCGCTAAAGCGCGTGACGGTTGGCCCCTCTTTCTCGGCCACCATCATCGGCTTCACCGCCTCAAATATCTTCCCAATGCGTGCCGGCGAGTTCGTCCGAGCCTATGTCCTTGCCAAGAACGAGAATATCCGCGCAACATCAACCTTCGCCACAATTGTCGTCGAGCGGCTCTGCGACGGCTTCTGCGTCCTGGCCATCCTCGTCTTGGCGCTCACTGTAACAGCATTTCCCAAGCCACCAGACCCCTCCCAATTGAGCGAGCCAATGCAGAGAATAGTCGCGGCTATCACCCAGCAAAGGCTACGCTACTTCGGTTACTCGACGCTCGCTCTGTACCTCGGAATCATGTCAATACTCCTGTTCTTGCGGTTTGCATCAAAAAAAACAGAGCTCGTCATTTCCAAAGTGCTCTTCTTCGCGCCCAAGACCGCCATTCGTAAAGTAACAGACGCCCTGCTCTCCTTTTCCGACGGGATCGCCTCGATTAACACGCCAGCTCAGGCAGCAAATGTCTTTGTGTGGTCGCTTCTGACTTGGGGCACAATTGCGATCGGCCCATGGCTGCTTTCGCTCGCGTTCGGACTGACGCTCCCAATCCACATGGGCCTCTTCGTGACCGCGATACTCACGGTCGGCGTCATGCTCCCATCCTCGCCGGGGTTCATCGGCATATTCCAGCTAGCGGCCGCAGCAGCGATGGTCTTGCTTGGCGTTCAGGAGCAGGTCGCAACCAGCTACGCCTTGATGCTGTGGGCCCTGTCCATCATCCCCGTAACGATACTCGGCTTCATCCTGTGCTGGGTCGGCAAAACATCCTTCTTCCAGATAATCAAGGCCAGCAAGCAAGAGCGGATGGCAGCCGGGGAGAGCTCGTAG
- a CDS encoding anti-sigma factor antagonist (This anti-anti-sigma factor, or anti-sigma factor antagonist, belongs to a family that includes characterized members SpoIIAA, RsbV, RsfA, and RsfB.), whose amino-acid sequence MLKTWNYGGVIVLELGGVVNVTNTRNIFGQIKHLVEDPSVHRIVFDMSGVLRVDSSGLGLLVRIAKTLQAHNAQLCLAGVSGPVAEVLEHTELDRFFKMAQDVDEAVEMLERDSGSGHAGNFIPDRRSGENLADGFRKLLRSISPTVSDDEINDLIASIQQLEKWESMMGLLVEAYDKDLLAKADEIATKRLSVIREVAIGLSHEINNPLTVILATSELLERKLSGGVENGVLQRLRSIQSQCERIKEIVAKVSAIVKPVSSEYYCGMKMIDVHKSA is encoded by the coding sequence GTGCTGAAGACCTGGAACTACGGAGGGGTCATCGTCCTTGAGTTGGGCGGTGTTGTCAACGTAACTAACACGCGGAACATCTTCGGCCAGATAAAGCACTTGGTTGAGGACCCGTCCGTCCATAGGATCGTGTTCGACATGTCAGGCGTGCTTCGGGTTGACAGCTCAGGCCTCGGACTACTCGTCAGGATAGCCAAGACGCTCCAGGCGCACAACGCGCAGCTGTGCTTGGCGGGCGTTTCAGGTCCAGTTGCAGAGGTTCTCGAGCACACTGAACTTGATCGTTTTTTCAAGATGGCCCAAGACGTCGATGAGGCGGTCGAGATGTTGGAGCGCGACTCAGGGTCAGGCCACGCCGGCAACTTCATTCCCGATCGCCGGTCTGGTGAGAATCTGGCGGATGGCTTCAGAAAACTCCTCAGGTCCATCAGCCCAACGGTATCTGACGACGAGATCAATGATCTGATAGCGTCAATACAGCAGCTGGAGAAGTGGGAGAGCATGATGGGGCTTTTGGTCGAAGCTTATGATAAGGACCTTCTGGCGAAGGCGGACGAGATCGCAACCAAAAGACTCTCCGTCATACGTGAGGTTGCGATCGGTTTGAGCCACGAAATTAACAATCCCTTGACAGTAATCCTCGCGACGAGCGAGCTGTTGGAGAGAAAGCTCTCCGGCGGCGTCGAAAACGGCGTCCTACAACGACTCAGGTCGATCCAGTCGCAGTGCGAGCGCATCAAGGAGATCGTGGCGAAGGTCTCGGCGATCGTTAAGCCCGTCTCAAGTGAATACTACTGCGGGATGAAGATGATCGACGTCCACAAGTCTGCCTAG
- a CDS encoding glycosyltransferase, translating into MERIPLSNEPAGLTRVLRVITQLSRGGVEAKLASLLPLLRDRGFDVAVCCIKEAGSLAGRLAQAGARVHVCRVRSRLDPVGIFGLARFIRRQQTDIVHTHMYAANITGTLAARLAGAPVIISNVHNVGKFRTRRQVIQDRFVARFRDATVCVSERVKQDYLEATGLSGRDIVVIYNGVDTERFRPRELWRAGKRSPSSEVRAQLGIGDDEQLVVAAGRLIPQKRPELLLSAFAIVHESQPGTRLLVLGSGELHDSLVELSRKLGIAHAVIFAGYRKDVAECLAASDVFVSSSAKEGFSNVLLEALATGLPAVVTDVGGNREAVRDGQEGFLCEPCAEGLAERVVRILTDAELRKEMSRNARSRAMEFGLERMADQTAALYERLLSRGIERASDG; encoded by the coding sequence ATGGAACGCATACCTCTGTCAAATGAGCCAGCAGGACTCACCCGCGTGCTGCGGGTCATAACGCAGCTCTCTCGCGGTGGGGTCGAGGCGAAACTCGCGTCGCTTCTGCCGCTCTTGCGAGACCGGGGCTTTGATGTGGCAGTCTGCTGCATCAAGGAGGCAGGCTCGCTTGCGGGGCGACTCGCCCAGGCGGGGGCACGCGTTCACGTCTGCCGCGTTCGCTCGCGCCTCGACCCGGTCGGGATTTTCGGCCTCGCCCGGTTCATCAGGCGGCAGCAGACCGACATCGTCCACACGCACATGTACGCAGCGAACATCACCGGGACGCTCGCCGCGCGCCTCGCCGGCGCTCCTGTCATTATCTCGAACGTTCACAATGTTGGGAAGTTCCGAACGAGGCGCCAGGTTATTCAAGATCGGTTCGTGGCGCGTTTTCGCGACGCAACCGTCTGTGTGTCTGAACGTGTGAAGCAGGACTATCTGGAGGCTACTGGTCTTTCAGGACGAGACATTGTTGTGATCTATAATGGTGTTGATACTGAGAGATTCAGGCCCCGTGAGCTCTGGCGTGCTGGGAAGCGCAGCCCAAGCAGCGAGGTGAGAGCCCAGCTTGGGATCGGAGATGACGAGCAGCTCGTGGTTGCTGCTGGCCGGCTCATCCCACAGAAGAGACCTGAGCTGCTGCTCTCGGCTTTTGCAATTGTCCATGAGTCGCAGCCCGGGACGCGGCTGTTGGTTCTTGGGAGCGGCGAGCTTCACGATTCGCTCGTCGAGCTTTCGAGAAAACTTGGGATTGCGCACGCCGTCATATTCGCGGGTTACCGCAAGGACGTGGCCGAATGCCTTGCCGCCTCGGACGTATTTGTGTCATCCTCAGCAAAAGAGGGCTTCTCCAATGTGCTGTTGGAGGCGCTGGCCACGGGACTTCCGGCGGTTGTAACCGACGTCGGCGGCAACCGGGAGGCGGTTCGGGACGGCCAGGAGGGATTTCTGTGCGAGCCGTGCGCGGAGGGGCTTGCCGAGCGAGTTGTGCGCATTTTGACCGATGCTGAGCTTCGGAAGGAAATGTCGAGAAACGCAAGGAGCCGTGCGATGGAGTTCGGATTGGAGCGGATGGCGGATCAGACCGCGGCGCTTTATGAGCGGCTCCTTTCGCGGGGAATAGAGCGGGCGTCAGATGGATAA
- a CDS encoding ATP-binding protein — protein sequence MDNTFVFVADLMLRGLTTFFYELSGMFFSHFIQFMFAVLILVMVNIERKRTHSREYTYLTLGFIVLMSQEYLNCSVLGLRVIAHLSPVEQYSVLLDRVLELFALIILTTAFLYPVTRRKMFLQKIMVYNLLSAVGISLAVFVSFHLQQPPVAFALHWGCWLIASLDLALLAAIVFYTLLAGRKSTWLIVAAALLWAFAQACILRNVLGFEGRDSTLVMLSETVPIFVYALLVLAIYRQIARQYISLHLATLKSKQRLQAIFDGITDGIITLDKNLGVLNVNESEQRLLGLPVEEIVGKKCHELFQRGDRPCPNCPALTTLRSGKKASAAFHAPRKEGEEPSFLEEEVFPLFNQEGEVEQVILYIKDTTDRHKIEDRMRSLDRLAAVGEMAARIAHEIRNPLEAISGSAEYLGQTVDSDLVREFTKIIRDESRRLSSLTRNLLDYSTRINLNPKLSNINYLVMDTKKLLKTEFDEAQAKLKLQLDRDLPDTLFDPGLIKQVLINLVINSLEAAKSPAVVVLGTRLNRDGLGVGGAEGQEPVVSEFMSLGPAHQVVGDDGLKARKHIAIYCRDFGKGMTEKSIETIFNPFVTSKAKGSGLGLATSERIVSEHNGMIEVYSRLGKGTLFVVRLPFIRDVNSFG from the coding sequence ATGGATAACACGTTTGTTTTTGTGGCCGATCTCATGCTGCGAGGATTGACCACGTTCTTCTACGAATTAAGCGGCATGTTTTTCTCCCACTTCATACAATTCATGTTCGCCGTCCTGATCCTCGTGATGGTCAACATCGAGCGCAAGCGGACACACAGTAGGGAGTACACCTATCTGACGCTCGGGTTCATAGTGCTGATGTCCCAGGAGTATCTCAACTGCTCGGTCTTGGGTCTGCGAGTGATCGCTCACCTCTCTCCGGTGGAGCAGTATTCCGTCCTGCTAGATAGAGTGCTGGAGCTTTTCGCGCTGATAATCCTGACTACGGCCTTTCTGTATCCGGTGACCAGGCGGAAGATGTTTCTGCAAAAGATCATGGTCTATAACCTTCTATCCGCTGTCGGTATATCGCTGGCGGTGTTTGTCTCGTTCCATTTGCAGCAGCCACCTGTCGCCTTCGCTCTTCACTGGGGTTGTTGGCTCATCGCATCTCTCGATCTCGCGCTTCTGGCTGCGATCGTGTTCTACACCCTACTTGCGGGACGCAAATCGACGTGGCTTATCGTCGCTGCCGCATTGCTGTGGGCATTCGCGCAGGCGTGCATATTGCGGAACGTTCTTGGGTTCGAGGGCCGAGATTCTACGCTTGTGATGCTCAGCGAGACCGTCCCGATCTTCGTCTATGCGCTGCTGGTTCTCGCCATCTACAGGCAAATAGCCAGGCAATACATTAGCTTGCACCTTGCCACCCTGAAGAGCAAGCAGCGACTACAGGCGATTTTTGACGGCATAACTGATGGGATAATCACGCTGGACAAGAACCTGGGAGTCCTCAACGTAAACGAGAGTGAGCAGAGACTCCTGGGCCTTCCGGTAGAAGAGATAGTTGGCAAAAAGTGCCACGAGCTTTTCCAAAGAGGCGACCGACCATGCCCAAACTGCCCAGCGCTCACCACGCTCAGATCAGGTAAAAAGGCCTCCGCGGCGTTTCATGCTCCGAGGAAGGAGGGCGAGGAACCCTCGTTCCTCGAGGAGGAGGTGTTTCCGCTCTTCAACCAGGAGGGCGAGGTCGAGCAGGTAATACTTTACATCAAAGACACCACCGACCGGCACAAAATCGAGGACCGCATGAGGTCGCTCGATCGCCTCGCAGCGGTCGGCGAGATGGCAGCTCGGATAGCACACGAAATTCGCAACCCACTTGAGGCGATAAGCGGCTCCGCTGAGTATCTCGGCCAGACAGTAGATAGCGACTTGGTCAGGGAGTTCACCAAGATAATACGTGACGAGTCCAGGAGGCTTTCCAGCCTCACGAGGAATCTGCTCGACTACTCGACCCGCATCAACCTGAACCCCAAACTGAGCAACATCAACTACCTCGTAATGGATACCAAAAAACTCTTGAAGACCGAGTTCGACGAGGCGCAAGCAAAATTGAAGCTGCAACTTGACAGAGACCTGCCGGACACTCTCTTCGACCCCGGCCTGATCAAGCAGGTCCTGATAAACCTCGTAATCAATTCATTGGAGGCCGCGAAATCACCGGCCGTGGTTGTTTTGGGCACGCGCCTCAATCGCGACGGGCTCGGCGTCGGCGGGGCAGAGGGCCAAGAGCCGGTGGTGAGCGAGTTTATGTCGCTTGGCCCCGCACATCAGGTCGTTGGAGACGACGGACTGAAGGCCCGGAAGCACATCGCAATATACTGTCGCGATTTCGGCAAGGGGATGACTGAGAAGAGCATCGAGACCATCTTCAACCCATTCGTTACGAGCAAGGCCAAAGGCTCTGGGCTGGGACTTGCCACGAGCGAGAGGATTGTCTCGGAGCACAACGGGATGATCGAGGTCTATTCGCGCCTCGGCAAGGGGACGCTCTTCGTGGTCAGGTTGCCGTTCATAAGGGATGTGAACAGTTTCGGCTGA